The following are from one region of the Lepeophtheirus salmonis chromosome 8, UVic_Lsal_1.4, whole genome shotgun sequence genome:
- the Rexo5 gene encoding RNA exonuclease 5: protein MSTKKTERIERKKRKLSAFLKLVEEDEQKRPRLDECEFQELRAKLKERKKKLQEFPKFDLKSQGHDASIDVLFSQRKPLFFQDLQNLLSFAMIGDRSSYKPYSWCKLEKWNKVKSMSVLVMDNLGLDDYISNREDLLRHWEPLFPYKLHFLSPQPSLPKEFALLSLSSTLKYNIVSKMSLNDALFSKTIFNFPVVTETEQALESSLKLKLLLNPRQMLECSYPMPIPGYSELKYAHYVPTFLSYDRVTNESPLFCIDCEMCLTVSGKLELTSICIVDEKLNVLYHSLVKPSNHIINYLTQYSGITKELLKDVTTTLEDVQNKIIEILSPDSILVGHSLNSDMDAIQMMHPYVIDTSQIYNLTGNRQRRSKLALLTKLFLNKEIQNAGASGHCPMEDAISTMELALLKLKNGYSFGDTMMKDSQISHEMSKIEDEYKASFFDINCKEKELQIIGVNESLHEYEELLPDSSILMQTKSINQCYKAACESAASKDLTLCHIPFGKLDDVNVKKLWKITKRVWKSVPSNSLFFNIWPGRNGQDAFVGIAMKEDPKKKQILKE, encoded by the exons ATGTCCACGAAAAAGACGGAACGAATAGAGCGTAAGAAGCGGAAGCTCTCCGCCTTTTTGAAGCTCGTAGAGGAGGACGAACAGAAGAGGCCTCGATTGGATGAATGCGAATTCCAGGAACTGAGAGCAAAACTGAAAGAGCGTAAAAAGAAGCTCCAGGAATTTCCCAAGTTTGACTTGAAGTCCCAGGGTCATGATGCGTCCATTGATGTTCTTTTCTCGCAGAGGAAGCCCCTCTTTTTCCAAGACCTTCAAAATCTTCTCAGCTTTGCCATGATCGGCGATAGATCCTCCTACAAACCCTACTCATGGTGCAAATTGGAAAAGTGGAATAAAGTAAAGTCTATGTCAGTTCTTGTCATGGATAACCTTGGACTGGATGACTATATATCTAATCGAGAAGATCTTCTCAGACACTGGGAGCCTTTATTTCCATATAAGCTTCATTTTTTATCTCCTCAACCCTCCCTCCCAAAAGAATTCGCTCTTTTATCTCTCTCCTCAACCCTCAAGTACAACATTGTCTCAAAAATGTCCTTGAATGACGCACTCTTttccaaaactatttttaactttCCAGTTGTGACAGAGACGGAGCAAGCATTGGAATCCTCTCTCAAATTAAAGTTGCTCCTCAATCCTAGACAAATGCTGGAGTGTTCATATCCCATGCCCATACCTGGCTACAGCGAACTGAAATATGCTCATTATGTACCCACGTTTCTATCATATGATAGAGTCACCAATGAGTCTCCTCTCTTTTGCATTGATTGCGAAATGTGTTTGACAGTCTCTGGTAAATTAGAGCTAACAAGCATTTGTATAGTGgacgaaaaattaaatgtgcTCTACCATTCTTTAGTCAAACCAAgtaatcatattattaattatttgactcAATATTCCGGTATTACCAAAGAGCTTTTGAAGGATGTGACAACGACGTTAGAG GATGTTCAAAATAAGATCATTGAAATCCTGTCTCCGGACTCCATTTTAGTAGGACATTCCTTAAATTCTGACATGGATGCCATTCAAATGATGCATCCATATGTCATAGATACGTCGCAGATATACAATCTCACAGGAAACCGCCAAAGAAGATCCAAATTAGCTCTTTTAACGAAATTGTTTCTgaataaagaaattcaaaacGCAGGAGCCAGTGGACATTGTCCCATGGAAGACGCTATAAGTACAATGGAACTTgcacttttgaaattaaaaaacgGATATTCTTTCGGTGATACCATGATGAAGGATTCCCAAATTAGCCATGAAATGTCTAAAATCGAGGATGAATATAAAGCCTCCTTCTTTGATATTAATTGTAAGGAAAAGGAACTACAAATAATTGGAGTAAATGAATCCTTACATGAATACGAGGAATTATTACCGGATTCCAGCATTCTGATGCAAACTAAGTCCATTAACCAATGCTATAAGGCTGCTTGTGAATCAGCGGCTAGTAAAGACTTGACTCTGTGTCATATTCCTTTTGGAAAGTTAGATGACGTCAATGTGaaaaagctttggaaaataacgAAACGCGTTTGGAAGTCTGTTCCCAGCAATAgccttttctttaatatatggCCTGGTAGAAATGGTCAGGATGCCTTTGTTGGAATAGCCATGAAGGAAGATCCTAAGAAAAAGCAGATATTGAAGGAATAA